A segment of the Malassezia restricta chromosome V, complete sequence genome:
CCACGAACACAAGCTTAAACGAGCCAAAGGGGTATGAGCCGTACTCGCTGCTGATATATTCAATGGCTTGCCAAGCGAACTGCGTTGTAGAACGAAGTTCATGCTCATGTTCCGGTAAACAAAATGACAGGGTCTCACAAGTCTGCAAGCCAGCAGGCGAGAGGCGTGTCATAACAAACGGACCAGCACAAAATGCCACATGCTGCACGGATGTGGCGACTTGCTGCGTGTAGTAGAACACGGACTTTTCTGGGTTTTGAGGATGCATAGCATGCTCAGTGAGCTCACCTGACGATATCACGTAGATTTCAGGCGTCTCATCATCCAGATCACCCATGTCCACCGACAGGCGACGCGGCACCACATATTCCAGCTCCCAGGTGCATCGGTCCCAGAGCGAGTCTAGACAAGGCACCCAACATCTCGAGCTGTTCAGACCCAATGGACGCGTATACATGTGCGGTACGCGGTACGGTGCATCGGCTGTAGGCTGAATGACCTGAATCGCTTCGTGAACATCCTCGAGGACATAGTCGATCCGAATCGTCATCATAGAAAACTCTTCACCATCTGCGTTTCCTTCTGTGCCAGAGGATACGCGCTCTGGACGCAAATGGTCTGGTAGCGAGATGCGCAATTCACCCTCAGCGCCCTGACTCGTCGCAGAAAACAAGTCGCGCTTCAGCTGGGCATGGCCATGAATATCAGAGAGCGCAAGAGACTGGACAGCGTCTGTGTGCTCAAATCTGACCTCTTGCCCATTGCACAGCACACGTTGAATGTCCATGCATCGGGCATGGAGATAGATGTGACGCAGCGCGACATTGGACGGCACAATCGTCAATTCCGTAAACCCTGCCAGCACACCGCTAAATCCAAGCTCTAGGGCCACCTTTTGGTGGCTGAGTGTGAAGCCGCGATCCGCTTGCATCGCGGACACTTGCGGTTaactcgtccagcagcgcggcgtcggTACTGGGCGGCTGAGTCTCGCACCGGAAGATGTGGGTGAGCGGATGGCCACACCCAGACACATAGCACGTGACTGAACAGGCGGAGGGAcaggccgcgccgctggtgTCTGACCAGCGACCTGAGGAGATGGCTACGGAGACAGGGACGGGCGACGCGCCCGAGGTGTTGGCAAACACGTCCGTGTTTCCGCCACCGCCATCGATGTACAAGATGTTTACCAAGCAGAACGTGGCATGGCTGGCGGTGCTGAGAAAGTATAAAGGCGAGGCGGATTGGACGCATATGGAcgccgatgcgcgcctcgaggcaCAACGTAAGGTCTTGCAGCAAGCCGTGGAAGGCGAAGATACACTGGCAAATCATATACCCATGGATGTGGACTTGGAACGAGAGCTTCTCCCTCCTCGTATCGACTGGATCGAAGAGGATGGTGGGTACCAACTTTTTGGCCAACGGTGGCCTATACCAGACATGGCGCCGTCCCTTGACCAGCTAGGCATTCCGCGATACTTTCCAGAGGGCTCTTTTGATCGCAATGAAGCACTAAACAAGCTTTTGCGCACGCTTTTGCAGACTTACTTCGAGATCGTGTGTGATTTATTACAGCCGATTCGTCCCTACGATATTCCCGTGCCTGCCCCAGAGGCCCATACCGGAGCGCAGACGGCATGGATTCCTTCCTCACATCTAAAAGAGCGGATCCAGCACATGGAAACGGTGGTCATCAACTTTCAGTTTCTGTTGAATGAGTTGCGTCCCGCTCAAACTCGCACGGAGCTCTCAGCCCTGCTCCGAAGCCAATTGTCGGAGCGACGCCAGGCAACGCAGTATATCCGGGCCAAGTGCCAAAGTATTCGCGATGAAATAGCGCGTCTGGAGATGTAAATATGTATGTACAGTGCTATTCGGCGATGCAGTCTTGCTCGTTCAAGAGATCCGTCACTACCGGCGTAGGGCGCCGAGCTTTTTTCACGTACCGCTGTCGTCCAGGCGATACGTGCACGGGTATATCTGCTGGCTCCTTGGGCTGAATCATGCGCAGAAGCGGGAGCAATGCGGGCATGGGTTCTGTGCAAGGCCCATGGATCATTGTCGAGTAGCTGCCGACCAGCACAAGTTTGGTCTTGGCCCGGGTGATCATCACATTGACACGTCGTTGATCacgaagcagctcgccCACCGTGTGCGTCTTGTTGGAACGCACGAGGGACACAAGGACCACAGGCCAATCACGGCCTTGGGCTTGGTCCACTGTCAGCACCTCACACGCGCAACGATCACGCAGGAGCTTAGCCTGCTGTCGATATGGCGTCAAAATGCCAATATCAGCGGCGGCCACGTTGGCTTGAATGAGCACGTCGGACATGCGCACAATCCACTCAGCCTCTACTCGGTTTTCCACCAGGGTATCGGCACGCGACTCGACGGCCTTGACTGCGTCCGTATCGACGAACACGGCAGGCCGCGCTGGATCTAATACATCCCACAGCCACGACGGACACGCGTCTCGCTTCATGGTGAATTTGGCACACGCGACGCTCTCATTCCCACACACTAAGCGCCCATCGTACACAAGTGCATTACTTAAGGCCATGATGTCGGCGTTCATGCGGTACTGCGTGCATAGCATCGCCACGGACGACGGGTGTGCTTTGCATAGGCGCTGGAACAAACTCACGCTCATTccatgctgcgcggcgtcAGTGTCTCTGACAAGCGGCGTAAGCTGATGATGATCACCAATCATCACGAAACGGTCTGCCAGTCGAAGCGGTCCCAGGCACGTTGGAACAGTGATCTGActggcctcgtcgatgaTGCACACGTCAAAAGCACGGCGTGCTAGAACTGCATCGCTGGTCCCTAGGCACGTTGCAGCAACAACTTGGGCTTCTGCCACGACTTGTACTACTTCCTCAGACGTCGCACATGTCCCAAGCCGCGCGGTCAGCGTACATGCGTGCACTCGCGGATGTACACGCGAAAGAGGACCCAGCCGAAGAACAGGTGCATCAAGCAGCTTGCTCACGATCGTGTCGACGGCCGAATGGGTATGGCTGCACAGCAGCACTCGTTGGCCAAGCTCGACCAGTATGCGCACTAGCATAGCAATAGTCGACGACttgcctgtgcctggcaTGCCCAAAATCAACGCATAGTCTCGTGCACACAATGCTCGTTCAATAGCCCGACACTGGTCCTCATTACAGTGCATCGTGTGCCGCTTCATAcatgtgcgcatgcggTCGTCCATACCTGTCCATTGAGGCGCATCCAGATGCACAACTCGCCGACGCAGAGCCTCAACTTGCGGTGGCACATCTTTGTAAAACAGACAGGCGAGATTGTAGCGTGGCACGCCCATCATCGACATGATATCATCCAAATCGATGCGAAATGTCTGGGGATTGCCATACTGTGCCTTGTATTGAGTGAGGGCCATGTCCATGGACGATTCAAAGCGCACGCAAAGGTGCATGCCAGGCAACACCCGTGCTCGCGACAGAAACGCCGTGACCGGTGTCTGGACAGCCAGTATGACCAGATCTTCAGCGACGAAGGGCACATGCTCACTCAGCACATCAAATGTGCACGCTGAGTCCGTGCACTGCCGCATTGATACGTGCGAAAGACAGCGTCCTGCTGCTTGCCGCGCTTCTGCCGACATAGTCCATAGTTCCGCTTGATGGCGCTGCAAACTTCGCTCTTCATGCGATAAAAGCGCATCCCAATCCGCAAAAAAGGACAGGTCCTGAGGCGTTAAATGCGACGTGCTCTCGGTATATAAGTCGGCGATAGGCGAGTCGATATCAGTGACGCGCTCCAAGGCACGACGGTACAGCATGCACGCATCACGCGAGTAGCATCGCTGGCACTTGAAGCGACTGTCGATGGTCGGCGGCAAAATGGGCGGCCGGATATCGCACACCACGTCCTCCAAGTCTGCCTCAGTCAGCTCGAATTCAAAGCTGTCTGGCGATGATGGTGGTTCGGTCTGAGTCGTCGATTCATGCACCACGTCGACAGAGAGAGAGGTGGGAGAGGGCAAAAGTGCTTTCTGCACCTTGTAGGAGGCCATGTCGTTGCGCGCCATAATGAGACTCCGCACTTCTCGGACCACTCGGTGTACTCGACGCATCTCGCAGTTTTGGATATACAGCAATAAGCCGCAGTCAACATGCATACCATAGGCATCAGCCAGAAGCATGGTGTACAGGCTCGTTTGAGCCATGTGCTCC
Coding sequences within it:
- a CDS encoding mediator of RNA polymerase II transcription subunit 7, producing MATETGTGDAPEVLANTSVFPPPPSMYKMFTKQNVAWLAVLRKYKGEADWTHMDADARLEAQRKVLQQAVEGEDTLANHIPMDVDLERELLPPRIDWIEEDGGYQLFGQRWPIPDMAPSLDQLGIPRYFPEGSFDRNEALNKLLRTLLQTYFEIVCDLLQPIRPYDIPVPAPEAHTGAQTAWIPSSHLKERIQHMETVVINFQFLLNELRPAQTRTELSALLRSQLSERRQATQYIRAKCQSIRDEIARLEM
- a CDS encoding DNA replication ATP-dependent helicase DNA2, whose protein sequence is MLSPKSTHARYGCEDVDEKDLRKSTVVSNTSSYATRAFSRARVLNFYEQAYPTKRGSAIEKVLVLDVIQGPLPSRTSSCTLNQSMYFQESLHHAPPVRCYARLRDEWQSLAVRPDDMVHLIGEWDAEGDVPIMTLATFVADTSRESQRLLILHPDVIISASRLASVASCMRKSMLQERIRSPTESTYVAVMGTAVHGLLQACLVASVDPVSESKMPTAGVQAPKAWDRLGNFSQAFLAAEVERQLELVQEALVLVHVATETARTDLYAAIPSLVRFAETYLAFRDGRASSMAVVQDPRTDTHVSMRFTRVVGIESDITCPMYGLKGRMDVCMEAEILSEAGLQRALLPIEIKTGRVTSSMEHMAQTSLYTMLLADAYGMHVDCGLLLYIQNCEMRRVHRVVREVRSLIMARNDMASYKVQKALLPSPTSLSVDVVHESTTQTEPPSSPDSFEFELTEADLEDVVCDIRPPILPPTIDSRFKCQRCYSRDACMLYRRALERVTDIDSPIADLYTESTSHLTPQDLSFFADWDALLSHEERSLQRHQAELWTMSAEARQAAGRCLSHVSMRQCTDSACTFDVLSEHVPFVAEDLVILAVQTPVTAFLSRARVLPGMHLCVRFESSMDMALTQYKAQYGNPQTFRIDLDDIMSMMGVPRYNLACLFYKDVPPQVEALRRRVVHLDAPQWTGMDDRMRTCMKRHTMHCNEDQCRAIERALCARDYALILGMPGTGKSSTIAMLVRILVELGQRVLLCSHTHSAVDTIVSKLLDAPVLRLGPLSRVHPRVHACTLTARLGTCATSEEVVQVVAEAQVVAATCLGTSDAVLARRAFDVCIIDEASQITVPTCLGPLRLADRFVMIGDHHQLTPLVRDTDAAQHGMSVSLFQRLCKAHPSSVAMLCTQYRMNADIMALSNALVYDGRLVCGNESVACAKFTMKRDACPSWLWDVLDPARPAVFVDTDAVKAVESRADTLVENRVEAEWIVRMSDVLIQANVAAADIGILTPYRQQAKLLRDRCACEVLTVDQAQGRDWPVVLVSLVRSNKTHTVGELLRDQRRVNVMITRAKTKLVLVGSYSTMIHGPCTEPMPALLPLLRMIQPKEPADIPVHVSPGRQRYVKKARRPTPVVTDLLNEQDCIAE